A single genomic interval of Syntrophobotulus glycolicus DSM 8271 harbors:
- a CDS encoding sensor histidine kinase, whose protein sequence is MNHKMIEENKKEIAREIHDGPLQTGLYISRRLKQLNDSKQNTVRNEEITEIQELINNLNDELRTICFDLRTSILKNKGLIDSISVLMEEIMKKESIVIFFDVEGFSNSLKLEEKIEVTIFRIIQEGIRNIVRHSGSKKVEIKLRQKTKYIEIELKDFGQGFDITILEKYFLEHNHFGLIGMRERVQNLGGEFIIMSHPREGTVLQVILPNQK, encoded by the coding sequence TTGAACCATAAAATGATTGAAGAAAATAAAAAAGAAATAGCAAGAGAGATTCATGACGGACCGTTGCAAACTGGATTATATATTAGCAGAAGGTTAAAACAATTAAATGATTCAAAACAAAATACAGTCCGGAATGAGGAGATAACAGAAATTCAAGAGTTGATAAATAATTTAAATGATGAACTCAGGACAATATGCTTTGATCTACGAACGTCTATTTTAAAAAATAAAGGTCTAATTGATTCTATTAGTGTGTTAATGGAAGAAATAATGAAAAAAGAGTCTATAGTAATTTTCTTTGATGTAGAGGGGTTTTCCAATTCACTCAAATTAGAAGAAAAAATTGAAGTGACAATTTTTCGTATTATTCAGGAAGGTATTCGAAATATAGTTAGACACTCTGGTTCCAAAAAGGTTGAGATTAAACTTCGTCAAAAAACTAAATATATTGAAATTGAATTAAAAGACTTTGGTCAAGGTTTTGATATAACTATTCTTGAAAAGTATTTTTTAGAGCACAATCACTTTGGCCTTATTGGAATGAGGGAAAGGGTGCAAAATTTAGGTGGAGAATTTATAATTATGTCCCACCCAAGAGAAGGAACAGTTTTACAGGTAATTTTGCCTAATCAAAAATGA
- a CDS encoding response regulator — MINPKIFILIVDDNSLFAEGTASLLSLESEIAIAGIAKNATDCLQLVMSVHPDVVLLDINLPDASGISLISKIKRAKPNTCIIMLTGYSSNEYIDASLKEGASGFLSKDCSKQDIMIAIKQGLIAEKYPSRILLKNLMKTSSKDKSIEGSGSLVFQKSNSNIINDTTLLTSREKDCLKLICEGLRNKEIAEELGITNRTVEYHVGNILEKLGVKSRLEALLKYKKNI; from the coding sequence GTGATAAATCCTAAAATTTTCATATTAATAGTTGATGACAATAGCCTTTTTGCCGAAGGGACAGCATCTTTATTATCTCTTGAATCAGAGATAGCTATAGCAGGTATTGCTAAAAATGCAACTGATTGTCTCCAACTTGTAATGAGCGTCCATCCTGATGTTGTTTTGTTGGATATTAATTTGCCAGATGCTTCAGGTATTAGTCTTATAAGCAAAATTAAAAGAGCTAAACCGAATACCTGTATCATTATGTTAACCGGTTATAGTTCAAATGAGTATATTGATGCTTCTCTTAAAGAAGGAGCATCAGGCTTTCTTTCGAAGGATTGTTCTAAACAAGATATTATGATTGCTATTAAACAAGGATTAATAGCTGAAAAATATCCTTCGCGTATCCTGTTGAAAAATTTAATGAAGACTAGTAGTAAAGATAAAAGTATTGAAGGTTCTGGATCGCTTGTTTTTCAAAAGTCAAATTCTAATATAATTAATGATACAACTTTACTAACTTCACGAGAAAAAGACTGCCTAAAACTGATTTGTGAAGGTCTTAGGAATAAGGAAATTGCCGAAGAATTAGGAATTACCAATCGTACAGTAGAGTATCACGTTGGTAATATTTTAGAAAAGTTAGGAGTAAAATCTCGTTTGGAAGCGTTATTAAAATATAAAAAGAACATATGA
- a CDS encoding ATP-binding protein: protein MDATIITTILDGLIHHCEIINMTGNSYRLQHKKTLTR, encoded by the coding sequence ATAGATGCTACAATTATAACTACGATTTTAGACGGACTTATACATCACTGTGAGATTATAAACATGACAGGCAACAGCTACAGACTCCAACATAAAAAGACTCTTACACGGTAA
- a CDS encoding helix-turn-helix domain-containing protein: MSSLRDIYSNGIRDRIKHLRKKTGLSMAKFGAKLGLSSGNIGDWESGKALPSLFTLISIKEEFGVSSDWVLTGETSAVDQAAIEPDLQRMIEAYNLLDGESRQALKAYTAFLIKNRNLDILEETLKKTRASDPGHETEIIKEEKKVYLPVLGTVAAGMPIMADEFLEGFLPVPTKKIKKNTYIVRAKGESMIDAGIRDGDLIIISPQPTVEQGESALIKVDGDVTIKKFYRYDHEVRLKPANDKMKDIVITDLAKVKVLGKVVGVIPLEEANITMRQDFNGEEDQ, translated from the coding sequence TTGTCTTCACTTAGAGATATTTATTCAAATGGCATTCGTGATCGGATAAAACATTTACGAAAGAAAACTGGACTTTCAATGGCTAAATTCGGGGCAAAATTAGGGTTATCATCAGGTAATATAGGTGATTGGGAATCAGGAAAAGCATTACCTAGTCTTTTTACCTTGATATCTATTAAGGAGGAATTTGGTGTTTCTTCAGACTGGGTTCTTACGGGTGAGACATCAGCAGTAGATCAGGCTGCTATTGAGCCTGATCTACAAAGAATGATTGAGGCTTATAATCTTTTAGATGGTGAAAGTCGGCAAGCACTAAAGGCTTATACAGCATTTTTGATAAAAAATAGGAACCTTGATATTCTAGAAGAAACATTAAAAAAGACCCGAGCCTCAGATCCGGGACATGAAACAGAAATTATTAAGGAAGAGAAAAAAGTATACCTGCCGGTTCTTGGAACAGTAGCCGCTGGTATGCCAATCATGGCAGATGAATTTTTGGAAGGGTTTCTTCCGGTACCGACCAAGAAAATTAAAAAAAATACTTATATTGTGAGAGCAAAAGGAGAGAGTATGATCGATGCTGGTATCCGGGACGGCGACCTAATAATTATTAGCCCGCAGCCGACAGTAGAACAAGGAGAGTCGGCGCTAATAAAAGTCGACGGTGACGTGACAATAAAGAAGTTTTACCGATACGATCATGAGGTAAGACTCAAGCCGGCTAATGATAAAATGAAAGATATTGTTATCACTGATCTGGCGAAAGTGAAAGTCCTTGGTAAGGTAGTAGGGGTAATCCCACTGGAAGAAGCAAATATAACGATGAGGCAAGATTTTAATGGAGAAGAAGATCAATAG